The following nucleotide sequence is from Chloracidobacterium validum.
TCCTCACCAAGCCCGATGCTGTCGTGCGTGAAGACGTAGATCACACGCAGGCGCATGAGCGCCGCCAAGCGGATGGCAGCTTTCATGTAGTCTGAGAAGATGAGAAACGTGCCACCGTATGGAATGAAGCCGCGCGTGAGCGCCAATCCGTTGAGGATGGCCCCCATGGCGTGCTCACGGACGCCAAAGTGAAGGTTGCGGCCGGCTCGGTCAGCGGCGCTGTAGGCGGTTGCGCCCTTGATGGCGGTGTTGTTGGATGGTGTCAGGTCAGCCGAGCCGCCGACCAGGAACGGCAGTCGCTCGGCAAGCGCATTGATGGCCGCGCCGGAGGCCTGGCGCGTTGCCATGGCTTCGGTAAAGGTGGGTAGGTCGGTGTCCCAGCCGTCTGGGAGTGCCTGGGACTGAAACGCATGCCAGGTGGCCGCCAGTTCAGGGAAGGCCGTTTCATAAGCGGCAAGGCGTGACTGCCATTCGGCTTCCAGGCGCTGCCCACGGGAGACACAGCGCCGATAGACTTCGAGCGCCTCGTCGGGAATGGTAAACGGCGCTTCGTAGGGCCAGCCGTAAACCTGCTTGGTCAGCTTGGTTTCCTCCGCACCCAAGGGTTCGCCGTGTGCTTTGGCCGTGTCTTGCTTGTTGGGGCTGCCATAGCCAAGGTGCGTTCGGGCGACGATAAGCGATGGGCGCGTGGTTTCAGCCTGCGCTGCGTCGAGCGCCTGCGCGATTTGCTTGAGGTCGTTGCCTTCGATGGACTGCACGTGCCAGTCATAGGCTAAAAACCGCGTTGCAACCTGTTCCCGAAAGGCAAGGTCGGTGCTGCCGTCAATGGTGATGCGGTTGTCGGCGTAAAAGACGATGAGCTTGCCAAGCTTGAGTGTTCCGGCCAGGCTGCAAGCCTCCGAGGCGACGCCTTCCATGAGATCGCCGTCGCTGCATAGCACGTAGGTGTAATAGTCCACCAGGGGATGGCCAGGACGGTTGAAGTACGCTGCCAGCTTGGTTTCAGCCAGCGCCATGCCGACGGCCGTGGCAATGCCTTGGCCGAGCGGACCGGTGGTGGTTTCGACGCCCGGCGTATGTCCGTACTCTGGATGTCCGGGTGTTTTTGAACCCCACTGGCGGAAGCGCTTGATGTCATCCAGCGGCAAGTCGTAGCCCGTCAGGTGAAGCAGGCCGTAGAGCAGCATGCAGCCATGCCCGGCCGAGAGGACAAAGCGATCCCGGTTGGGCCAGTGCGGATTGTGCGGGTTGTGGCGTAGGTAGCGCGTGTAGAGCAAGTACCCAAACGGCGCGTTTTCCATCGGTGCGCCAGGATGACCCGATTGCGCTTGCTCAACGGCGTCAATGGCAAGCGTGCGAAGGGTGGTGATGCAAAGCTGGTCAAGCGCATCGCCAGCCATGCTAGGGGCAGGGGAAGGAGCCATGGCTACATCCAGTGAATTGAAACCTGTGAATTGAAACCTGAAGTTTGGTTGAGGGTCGAGAAAGGTAATGAAACGAACGATGGTCCTGTTTGTATCGCCCTGACCTCATGAAGGCAAGCGTAAAAAGTGTTTAGCGTGAAAAGCGTTTGTCCAGGTGTTGGTCGGTCGCCAGGAGTGGGTCCGCAGGTGGATCATTCACGCGGCGCGAAGTATCCCCGTCGTGTTTTGACCACGTAGCTTTCCAGGCTTGAGCCGACGCGAATGACCACCTTGCGAAACTTGCCGTCACGGTTCGGATTGGATGAAACCCACGCTACCGTGTAGCGCGCGCGCAAACGATTGAGGGTCTCCCCCAGGCGATTGCCGGCATCGGCATCGGTGGTTCTGACAGTTTCGCCACCGGTTTGGGCGGCATAGTCGTTCAGGTCACCAGGCGAAAGGGTTGGGTTTGCAAGTCCGCGTCGCCAGGCCTCACGGAGGCGAGCGCCGGGATTTGGCAAGATAAGCCCGCATACGGTTGCCCCAACTTCAGATAGCAGAGTTTGGGCGTCTTCCGCGTCGAGCCGGTCGAGATGGCGTGACTGCTGGGCGACGTTATCCGAGATGACGACGATGACGCGCCTTCCGGCCGGGTTGGCCGCGACTTTCAGCGCCAGGGCAGCACGGGCAATGGCATCGTGAAGAAAAATTCCTTCTTCTCCATATTTTCGCTCATCAAGTTCACGTATTGCCTTGGATAATTCCCGGCGATCATAGGTGAAGTTGCAGATGAGTTCGGTCCGTTCAGCCGTAACCAAAATACCCATTTCATCTGATGGACGTAAGTAGAATGTAGCTTCCAGCAGCCGCTGACGCAAAGCTTCAAACTGTTTGTGGGTCGTTTTGCTTGTATCGAGCACCACCATCACGGAAAGCGGTTTTTCTTCTTTTCCAAATTGGGCTATCGTTTGTGGCTTGCCATCCTCAATTATCGTGAAGTCGGCGGCTGATAAGCCATCCACTGGAGCGTTTGTGTTCCGGTTGAAAACGCTGACCTCAAAAACAACCAACTCGGATGTCAGCCGGATCGGGCTGTCTTGCGCCCAGGTCGGCACCAATCCAATCTCCAGAAAGACAGTTGCCAGAATGGCCAGGATGCGGGACGTTACGCTTCGCAATTGAGGTACCCTCTGAATGATTTGTGAAAACTTGAGAAAATGTTGAGGATCGGCCTGTGAGAAAACTAATAAATTTTGTGTTAAGTCTCTGTGCTGCTTTGATTTATTAGAAATAGAAAAAAAGTTCGGTAAGCGCTCAGGCTATTTCTTGCATGAGGTTGCGCGCCAGCGTGGAAAGCCCTCCCAAATCAAGGATTGGAAGGGCTTGGGGCTACTGGCTAGTTTTCTAATCAGGGATGTTTTCTAATCACTGATTGGCTTCGATTTCACGCTTTGCAGCTTCAACAATCGCTTCAACTGTGAAGCCAAACTTTTTGGTGACTTCCTTAAGTGGAGCGCTCGCGCCAAAAGTTTTCATGCCGATGATCTGGCGTTGGTGCGTGACGTAGCGTCCCCAGCCGAAGGTCGAGGCCAATTCAACTGCCACCCGCGCCCGAACCTGTGGCGGGATAACGGATGCTTGATATTCCTCGCTATGGTGCTCAAACAGTGACCAACAGGGCATGCTGACGACACGCGCCCGGTGGCCATCGGCCATCAACCGTTCGTATGCCGCAACGCAAAGCGATACTTCCGAGCCGGTGGCCAGCAGCACGACTTCCGGGGTGTCGCCAGGGGCGCTATCGGCCAGGGTGTACGCGCCGAATCGCGCATGTTCGGCGCTAGCATAAATACTGCGGTCAAGGGTTGGAATGGGCTGGCGACTGAGAATGAGTACGGCCGGCTCGTGCTTGAGGCGCAAGATAATCTTCCAGCATTCAGCGACTTCATTGGCGTCTGCCGGACGAAAAACATGCAGCCCTGGAATGGAGCGCAATCCGGCGAGCTGCTCAATCGGTTGGTGGGTGGGGCCGTCTTCACCGACGCCAATCGAGTCATGCGTAAAGATATGGATCGTGGGCAACTCCATCAGGGCGCTGAGCCGAATGGCCGGCCGGGCGTAATCCGAAAAGATGAGAAAGCCAGAGCCGTAAGGGCGCACCTTGGCCAGTGATAGCCCGTTGAGAATGGCGCTCATGGCATGCTCGCGGACGCCAAAGTGGAAGTTGCGTCCGCCATAGGAGTCGGCCAGAAAGTCGCCGGCCCCCTCAAAGACGAGGCGGGTTTTGGTCGAAGGGGCAAGGTCAGCCGAGCCGCCGAGCAGCCAGGGGAAGTTTTTTGCCACGGCATTGAGCACCTTGGCCGATGCGTCGCGTCCGGCAAGGCCCTTCGCGTCTGGTGGAAAGGTCGGAATGTCCGCATCCCAGCCCTGGGGAAGTTCCCGCTTCTGAACCCTGAGCATCTGGTCAGCCAGATCGGGGTAAGCCTCCCGGTAGGCCTCGAAACGCGCCATCCAGCCACGGCGTAGTTCGCGCCCGCGCTGCCCGATGCCGGACCGAAAATGTTCGCGCACTTCATCGGGGACAAGGAAGTGCGCGTCTTCCGGCCAGCCATAGTTGCGCTTGGTCAGGCGAATCTCTTCTTCGCCAAGCGGTTCGCCATGGGCCGCATGGGTATCTTGTTTGTTGGGCGCGCCCCAGGCGATGTGACTATCCACGATGATGAGGGTTGGGCGTTCGCGTTCCTTGTTGGCGGTGGTGAGCGCGCGGCGCAGCATGGTGGTGTCATTGGCGTCGCCGACGCGGGTGACATTCCACCCACAGGCAATGAAGCGGGTTGCGACATCCTCGCTAAAGGCCCAGTCGGTGTGGCCTTCAATCGTGATTTTATTGTTGTCGTAAATCCAGCACAGATTGGACAGCTTGAGGTGTCCAGCGAGCGAAAGGGCTTCCTGGGCAATCCCTTCCATCAAGCAGCCATCCCCGCACAGGGCATAAACGCGGAAGTCAAACATCTCGAAGCCTGGACGGTTGAAGTACTGCCCTAGCCACTTCGAGGCAATCGCCAGTCCAACACTGGTGGCAATGCCTTGTCCGAGTGGGCCGGTCGTGGTTTCGACGCCGGAAGTCCACCGATATTCAGGATGGCCGGGGCACTTACTATCGAGTTGGCGGAACTTCTTGATGTCGTCAAGGCTTACAGATGGTGTGCCCGTGGTTTCGTATTTGGCGTTGACGGCTTTGGTTTCCGTGAGGTGAAGCAGTGAATAAAGCAGCATCGAGGCATGCCCCATCGAGAGAACGAAGCGGTCGCGGTTGGGCCAGATGGGGTCTTCGGGGTCAAAGCGGAGAAAGTCGTTCCATAGCGTGTAAGCTACCGGGGCCATGGCCATTGGCGTGCCCGGGTGGCCGGAGTGGGCGGCCTGAACAGCATCCATCGAGAGGGTGCGAATCGTGTTGATGGCAAGGGTTTCCACGGACTGCGACATAGACAGGTCCTTTCTGCCACTGAGAGCCAAATGGGCAGGGGAAGAATCAGAAAAACCGGTGTCATCGTGGCGAACCCTTTGTAGAAAGGCAAGCGTCGCGCAACCAGACCATCGCCGCACCGGACCCGCCCCGAGCTTTTTCAGGGCTGCCGGATCGCCTCAAGTTCAGCCAGGATGTCAAGCAGGGAAAGCCGCTCGTAGTTGATACTGAAGCCGGCGGCTTGAATGGACTGGCGTGTCTGGCGATTGAGGCAGCAGCCGGCGGCCAGTCGTTGCTGGAGTGGCGTGAGCGCGTCCGCCAGATACCCAAGCAGTCCGCCGGGGCGGACGTGCTCAAGCGCAACGAGGCGTCCGCCGGGCCGCAGAACGCGGCGAATTTCAGCGAGCGCCAGAGCTGGGTCCTGGACGCTACACAGCACCAGCGTGGTGACAACCGTATCGAAGTGCGCGTTTGGAAAGGGCAGCGCTTCCGCCTTGGCGCTGACGAAATCAACGGCGAGCGTGGCGGGACGGGGCTTGGTTGCCGCGATCCAGAGCATGGCCGGGTCGGGGTCGGTGAAGGTCAGGGAAGTCGCTGATTGATAGAAAGGCAAGTTCGCGCCCGTCCCGCCGCCGACTTCCAAAACCACGCCTTCCGCGCGTGGAATGAGCTGTCGCCGCCGCGCCTCGAAAAACCGCCGTTCGAGCGGTCGCATGCAGGCATCGTAGTTATCGGCAAACTTGCCCATCGCCCAGTCAATGTGTTCCGAAGAGCTGGTCAACCAGCTCGTTGAGTTCGGGAATCCCGCAGCGGCGTTTGCTGATGTCTTCGATCTGCTTGAGCTTGCGAATCATTTGCACCACGGGCGCCTGCATTTCCGGGAACTTGATGATGATGTTGAACTGCTCGCCGGGTCCAACCATGCAGGCCTTGTCATTGAGGAAGGTTGTCAGGTGGTTGAGCATGCCCTGCGCCAGGATGGCGACTTCAGCCAGGGTTTTTTGGTACTTCTTCTCAAGCCGCTGCCGCTCCGCTTCAGGGTCGTCGGTTCCTGGCGGCAGTGAAACATCCTCTGTGAACTTGCTACTGTCGAGAAGTTTGTCACTGTCGCGGGGGGCGCGGCGCAAGTCATCGAGTTGCCGTTCGGCCTCGTGCATCCGTCGTTCGTAGTCGGCGACAACGTCTTCCAACTCCTTGAGATCGCGTCGTCCTAGTTTGACCTGTAGCCGTTTGCGCAGGCTGCGGTTGTCTTGTTCAAGGCGCTCGATGCGGGTGATGAGTTCGGCTGGCGACAGGTGGGTAAGGTTGCTGGCTGGCCGGTCGGGCGTCAGGCTGCGCTCGATTTCAGCTTCCGCTTCATCGTCTGGGTCATTCCCCTGAGCGATTTGCTCGCGCCGGTACTGTGTAATGAGTTGGTCGAGCAGGATGACATCACC
It contains:
- a CDS encoding class I SAM-dependent methyltransferase, producing MTSSSEHIDWAMGKFADNYDACMRPLERRFFEARRRQLIPRAEGVVLEVGGGTGANLPFYQSATSLTFTDPDPAMLWIAATKPRPATLAVDFVSAKAEALPFPNAHFDTVVTTLVLCSVQDPALALAEIRRVLRPGGRLVALEHVRPGGLLGYLADALTPLQQRLAAGCCLNRQTRQSIQAAGFSINYERLSLLDILAELEAIRQP
- the tkt gene encoding transketolase, whose amino-acid sequence is MAPSPAPSMAGDALDQLCITTLRTLAIDAVEQAQSGHPGAPMENAPFGYLLYTRYLRHNPHNPHWPNRDRFVLSAGHGCMLLYGLLHLTGYDLPLDDIKRFRQWGSKTPGHPEYGHTPGVETTTGPLGQGIATAVGMALAETKLAAYFNRPGHPLVDYYTYVLCSDGDLMEGVASEACSLAGTLKLGKLIVFYADNRITIDGSTDLAFREQVATRFLAYDWHVQSIEGNDLKQIAQALDAAQAETTRPSLIVARTHLGYGSPNKQDTAKAHGEPLGAEETKLTKQVYGWPYEAPFTIPDEALEVYRRCVSRGQRLEAEWQSRLAAYETAFPELAATWHAFQSQALPDGWDTDLPTFTEAMATRQASGAAINALAERLPFLVGGSADLTPSNNTAIKGATAYSAADRAGRNLHFGVREHAMGAILNGLALTRGFIPYGGTFLIFSDYMKAAIRLAALMRLRVIYVFTHDSIGLGEDGPTHQAVEQLAGLRAIPNLTVIRPADANEVTEAWRAAIHNTTGPTAIILTRQKVPTFDRASHAPASELAYGAYIFSKEQASSPDLILIGSGSELQWAVAAQAQLQAEGVAVRVVSMPSWELFEQQPADYRDSVLPPAVKQRIAIEAAAPLGWRTYITDEGAIIAMKGFGASAPFTVLMREFGFTTEHVVATARALLGRTHDHLPATG
- the tkt gene encoding transketolase — its product is MSQSVETLAINTIRTLSMDAVQAAHSGHPGTPMAMAPVAYTLWNDFLRFDPEDPIWPNRDRFVLSMGHASMLLYSLLHLTETKAVNAKYETTGTPSVSLDDIKKFRQLDSKCPGHPEYRWTSGVETTTGPLGQGIATSVGLAIASKWLGQYFNRPGFEMFDFRVYALCGDGCLMEGIAQEALSLAGHLKLSNLCWIYDNNKITIEGHTDWAFSEDVATRFIACGWNVTRVGDANDTTMLRRALTTANKERERPTLIIVDSHIAWGAPNKQDTHAAHGEPLGEEEIRLTKRNYGWPEDAHFLVPDEVREHFRSGIGQRGRELRRGWMARFEAYREAYPDLADQMLRVQKRELPQGWDADIPTFPPDAKGLAGRDASAKVLNAVAKNFPWLLGGSADLAPSTKTRLVFEGAGDFLADSYGGRNFHFGVREHAMSAILNGLSLAKVRPYGSGFLIFSDYARPAIRLSALMELPTIHIFTHDSIGVGEDGPTHQPIEQLAGLRSIPGLHVFRPADANEVAECWKIILRLKHEPAVLILSRQPIPTLDRSIYASAEHARFGAYTLADSAPGDTPEVVLLATGSEVSLCVAAYERLMADGHRARVVSMPCWSLFEHHSEEYQASVIPPQVRARVAVELASTFGWGRYVTHQRQIIGMKTFGASAPLKEVTKKFGFTVEAIVEAAKREIEANQ
- a CDS encoding VWA domain-containing protein, with product MRSVTSRILAILATVFLEIGLVPTWAQDSPIRLTSELVVFEVSVFNRNTNAPVDGLSAADFTIIEDGKPQTIAQFGKEEKPLSVMVVLDTSKTTHKQFEALRQRLLEATFYLRPSDEMGILVTAERTELICNFTYDRRELSKAIRELDERKYGEEGIFLHDAIARAALALKVAANPAGRRVIVVISDNVAQQSRHLDRLDAEDAQTLLSEVGATVCGLILPNPGARLREAWRRGLANPTLSPGDLNDYAAQTGGETVRTTDADAGNRLGETLNRLRARYTVAWVSSNPNRDGKFRKVVIRVGSSLESYVVKTRRGYFAPRE